The nucleotide sequence tgctcacgtgtgagctcgggggtctccatgTGAGGGCCCAACAGGGCGTGGGTCCGAAAGGACTCCATTACCCCTAGCAGTTGTTCCGGGGCGTCCATCACTGCATACTCCTGGgaccgacggtggctaggcgccatgtcaccgatgctggagctgtcACTCCCGAtgtcgtcatccatgatgtcgaggaaacaggtgggagcatagctcgccatccccatgaactcagatGTGAGAGGGTGCGGCGCCAGCACCTTTTGAAGTCCCTGGGCGTATGCGTCCGCGGAAGAAGCGAGGCCATAGGAGAACCGGCCGTATGGcggagcggggtttgagcagagagtttgctcggaatgaagcgcagatgccgcgccgtcgaagtcgcgtgtcctggagtcgatggaggacatcCCTCCGACGGGTGCTGGGTCGCGAGCCTCcttgcggaggtggagtacgccgagccagtcggcgacgAAATCCAGGCTCCCGAAGTGGAAGGCCTGGAAtagctcgaagacgggtggaacccgcatcccggtgAGCGAGAGTGCGAGGAACTCCAGCGAGCAAAAACGAATCGTATCGCCCAAGCCCGCCACGGTGGGGGtggtggaaaaatgggccatccgatgaccaaaagagtgttgaacatacaacgtcttccccacggacggtgccaactgtcggtgcagaaagtgaccaactagtaaatatttgtagttttgctgcacgttgcgatcggaggtggcctagcaatcaatgacacaggatttatactggttctagcaacgtgccctacgtctagttggggtcggtcggtgactttattcctgagcccaggtgctcgaagtctgtagtggggttacaaacgagaagaagaaaggagggggtgtacaagaggttcggttggctccgacgGGAAGGGTTGTGGTCGGAACTAGGTGGTCCTGCgattgggagtgttgatgtcgatctagtgagtctgagcttaaagaagtcgatctccccttgttggagggagcgcatccccttttatagatgaaggggatggctttacaggcgagagggagagagtacggatgtttctaagccttgctgcctacggtgatgaaaattggataatggttgacgccccccaatactgtcgatgtcgctgtagatTGTCAGATGTGCatgggaggtcgagctatcttcttcggGAAGGATGACgctggtacctgcaaaatacttcttgatgcctagtggcatgtgaggagccgcgctatgttcacccggtatggcaaatcctggagcccatactgtgatcgatgtctagagacacgcggggggcttaccatatgggagtttctagcggcccctacaatactttgtgtcagggtggctgcagagcactgttttgtgcagggtatggtccctggtacagtggttttgacttgtgagccatgccttacctttctccgcacgtcttctgattCCTTCCGAGcagggtgtccccggtcggatggccccagtcggctctcagtgcgccggtcggagaagggcggtgagcagggttcccacgagccccggtcgcggggtaggagttggaagcagcgttttgggccaggccttccgattggagagactgcttggagacggctggtgtctgaagcgagtgctccggtcggagggGTGGATCAAAGAAGTTGACGAACGTGCATTTGTTCttaagggtagaccttccggtcggtgaccggACTACCCTTCTGACCCGCTGTGATTTAGATTTTTGGGCCGTcccatgaactatatgttgttttcctgggccgagcccgggcgtggaagccggtcctcgagggaccccgggtttatgaacccgacaaaactaattgcacagatagaactaatttgcgagatgaatgtattaagcctaattaatccatcattaccacatgtttactgtaccaccacattgtcaaatcatggactgttACGTTTAATAGATTCCTCTAGCAAATTAGTCTCcatatgtgcaattagttttataattactctatgtttaatactccaaattagtgtcaaacatccgatataACAGGGACTAAAAATTATCGAGCGCACCGAGCCCAAATATTGCTCGAGTGCCATGTAGATTAATCGTATTTTTTAATCTGGTCCTTCCCTAACTAACTCCATAAAAATTGTCTCATACATTCTTGAGTAACCTGGACAACTAGAATACTAATCCAAATAGATCCCTCTGATCTTTTGTAATCTGAATAGGAGTTGTTGTGGGTTCGTAACCCCGGCAAGCATCGTGTTATTCAAGAAGGGGTACAGATAATGAGTGAAAGGCTAATAATTTAACCTGTTGCTGGCTAAATGCAGGTGCTATGTCACGTATACTTTTTTCGTCTGTAATTAAGATCTCAAGAGTAAACAATATAGTTTATTTATATAACAGGTTGGCTAGGAGATCAGTTATATCAAATACACAAGCAATCGATACTTTACAGTTGGAGCCGAGCACGTGATCAGGAAGGCAAATGAAGTTGTGGCTCCAAACGGCTTTAAGAGCCGGTGAagaagccgtgccaaacggggtCAACCGCTCTTAAGGAACAAGTGGTGGGACCCACGCATATGTGCTCCTATGCTGATATTCGTATGGGAATGAACTTCAGGCCAGATAGTCTACCAATATTTTATTGTTTCTACCATGCATATTCTATTCATTTGGTATTTATTTTCAATTTTGGTTTATTAGTTCAGCTTTGGCTTTTTTTCTCCTATGGATGGCCCGTTACGTCTAACATTGAGAactgattttatgtcatttttatgAGTCTACCTTAAATATGGGACTGGGAACTTCTTTGTAATAATTTAGTCTGATTCCTCACTTATGAGCGAGGATAAAGCCGAATGTttattccattatctaaaaagctCGTAGATGAAAGCAATGGGTTAGCGGCCACGGAAATCGGAAAATCTCAATACGAAAAATGTTTTTGCCATTATTTATTAGCCTTGTGTTCATGAAAATGGAGACTTCTCAGATTGTTTTACTATGTCTTTGGTATTGTTCTATCGTTTTATCTTTACTGTATATGGgctaattttttgtttttatatatCAGAGTTCTCGTGATCCTTTATCCCTTCGTCCTCTAGCGTGTACAGACATAGTTGAGAGTCTCTTATCCTAATAAAAATTAAAATATGTATGACACAGTTAATTTTGAATAAATCTAAGAGCCGTACGTGAAGGGTACGCGCAAGGGTAATGTGTGTGAATAGATGTAGTTCGTTGTACGGGACGACTTAAACTCGATCTAAATCTCTACACTGTACATTCGAGTTGTAGTAATTTGATGAGAAAGGAAAGCAATTAACTTATATAATACTTAAACAATTCGTCACATTAACGACTTTACACGTGCCATGATACAGAATAAAGAATGCATCATACAACTGtaggggttttttttttttgaacaacgTAATACACTTgtatagaaagaaaaaaaatgatgaaTATACGAAGTTTACAAATTCCTCATATCATCTCTTTCTGTGTGTTGTTTGCCACGTTCATTTTTATCAGTGAAATCCCGGCATGTCCTCTGGTTTACAAGTACGCGCGCTGCTGCTGTTGGATGACAGGCAGGTGGCCCTTCTGCTGCAGGCACACCACGGTCTCGTACAAGCTCTTCCTCAGCGGTGTGAACTCCAAGCCCAGATCCCTGAGCCTCTGGTTGGAGAACTTGAACGGCTTCGCCAATGGCTTCCCGTCGTCCTCGCACCTGCATCACATCAAAGACGAGCGCGCGAGACTCTCAGAGCTGATCGCTCGgccgcgacgacgacgatccgTCAAcagaagaggaggacgaggaggggcTTCGTCCGTGCTTACTTGGCCGTGACTGGGTACTGCGGGAAGAGCTCCCTGAGCATGGCGACGAGCTGGGCGCGGTGCAGCACGGTGCCGATGCAGAGGTACCGTCCGCACGCGCTGGGGCGCTCGTAGGCGAGGACGTGCGCTCGCGCGacgtcgcggacgtcgacgtagGCGGCGACGGCGTTGGGGATGGAGCGCTTGGTGCCCATGAGGTAGCGCGCGACGTGGTTGGTGCTGAAGTTGAGCGTCTGCTGCAGCATGGGGCCCATGGTCATGCACGGCAGCACCACGGCTAGCTGcagcccccgcgccgccgcctcctccgtcGCTGTGATCTCCGCCATCATCTTGGCGCAGCAATACAGGTTCTCCGTTCGCTTGCAGAAGTCGTAGTCGCTCCAGCAGGTCTCGTCGAGGACGGTGTCGGGGCTCCGGTTGGGGTCCATGTGGACGGCGCCGTAGGAGGAGGTGAAGACGACGCGGCGCGCACCCTCGTCCGCCGCGACGTTGATGACGTTCCTGGTgccctccaccgccaccggcacGAGCTCCTGCAGGCGGGGACGCACGCAAGCAGCGTCAGCAGCAGAGTACATAGCGCATTGCTGTTCAGTCTGAAAATGAAAGAGGTAGCAGCGACGACTGACCGGGTCGTTGGAGACCGGGGAGGCGACGTGGAAGACGCCGTGGCAGCCGGCGAAGGCGGCGTGGAGGGAGTCGCGGTCGAGGACGTCGGCGCGGCACAGGGTGAGGCGCTCCTTGGCGCCCTCCAGAGCCAGCAGGTGCGCGTTCTTGCTGTCCGCTGCATGTCAGCAAGTGCCCGCAAAGCAGAGGTGAGTAGGACAGCAAGTTCTCTGAGCTTGCAGAAGGGCATTGCAGTGCAGGAGATGGTGTGATGTGAGTCAGTCACTCACCAGGGTCCCTCGCAGTTCCCCTGACACGGTAGCCGCGCTGGAGCAGCTCCTTCACCACCCACGAGCCGATGAAGCCGCCGGCGCCGGTCACGCACACCAGCTCCTTCTCCTCACCGCAGTTGGACTTGGACGACATGGTGATCCTgcccaacaagtgccgatgctcAAGCTGCTAGCGGAATGTGTTTGGAATGGGTCAGTCTCAGTCTCAGACTCTCAGTGTGTGTTTGTGCCTCGATCTCTCTCACTCTCTGCTACCCGTCGACAGATGTTGTCTTGTGTGGTGACCCTGGCATGTATGGTGGCAGCCCGTATTTATACCGCGAGGCGGTGACCGGTGAGCCAAAGAGAAAGAGAAGAGAAAGAGGTCGTGGTTGGGGGAGGCGCAACTGCGACCGCCTTCGCGCGAAGCACCGGGACGACTCCGCCTCTGTTCATTCAGCGGCGGGGGGCGGCGGGTAGAGAGGTCAGGCCAGCAGCAGGCGGCCCTGGCAGACAGAATTCAGGGGCGTGGAAGCCGCGTGGTGAGCGCGCGCGCGCGTAGATGCGGAGGGAGATTCCCTGCTTTGGACGCTGGGGTGTGGGCCACTGGAGTGGACTGCTGGGAATCAATCAGGAAGGCCAACTTTGGCACGGTCGCGCTCGTGCAGTGAGTCTAAAACCTTGACAAACCTGGGCTGTCTCCCTGAGACCCTGACCCTGACCCTGCCGCCGTCGAAACCAAACTCGGGGACTCGAGCAGTGGTTAAGTTAAGTAATGTGACGAACGGTGGTGCAAGCAGAGCATATAATAGTTTAGAAGGACGTAATCCTGGGCGTGAGGAGTAAAAATCCAATCTTTTTTAGAATTTTTTCTTATAAATCAAAATTGGATTTATTTCGTACATTTATTTATGAGAAAATTTGGGAGCCAGAATTCCTTCTTTCTTATAACAAGCATAAGAATCAAAATtggattacttatatatatatatatatatatatatatatatatgtgtgtg is from Miscanthus floridulus cultivar M001 chromosome 7, ASM1932011v1, whole genome shotgun sequence and encodes:
- the LOC136464805 gene encoding cinnamoyl-CoA reductase 1-like isoform X1; amino-acid sequence: MSSKSNCGEEKELVCVTGAGGFIGSWVVKELLQRGYRVRGTARDPADSKNAHLLALEGAKERLTLCRADVLDRDSLHAAFAGCHGVFHVASPVSNDPVSRRCYLFHFQTEQQCAMYSAADAACVRPRLQELVPVAVEGTRNVINVAADEGARRVVFTSSYGAVHMDPNRSPDTVLDETCWSDYDFCKRTENLYCCAKMMAEITATEEAAARGLQLAVVLPCMTMGPMLQQTLNFSTNHVARYLMGTKRSIPNAVAAYVDVRDVARAHVLAYERPSACGRYLCIGTVLHRAQLVAMLRELFPQYPVTAKCEDDGKPLAKPFKFSNQRLRDLGLEFTPLRKSLYETVVCLQQKGHLPVIQQQQRAYL
- the LOC136464805 gene encoding cinnamoyl-CoA reductase 1-like isoform X2, with translation MSSKSNCGEEKELVCVTGAGGFIGSWVVKELLQRGYRVRGTARDPADSKNAHLLALEGAKERLTLCRADVLDRDSLHAAFAGCHGVFHVASPVSNDPELVPVAVEGTRNVINVAADEGARRVVFTSSYGAVHMDPNRSPDTVLDETCWSDYDFCKRTENLYCCAKMMAEITATEEAAARGLQLAVVLPCMTMGPMLQQTLNFSTNHVARYLMGTKRSIPNAVAAYVDVRDVARAHVLAYERPSACGRYLCIGTVLHRAQLVAMLRELFPQYPVTAKCEDDGKPLAKPFKFSNQRLRDLGLEFTPLRKSLYETVVCLQQKGHLPVIQQQQRAYL